In Deltaproteobacteria bacterium, the DNA window GTGGTCTGATGCAGGGATTCTTTACGCCTACTGAGGCCGGCAGTATAGGTACCTTCGCCGTACTGGTCCTGACTCTGGCCAAGAGGGACATGGATTTGAAAAAATTTGTCAAATCCATCAATGACACCCTGCGCATCGGCTGCATGGTCATCACTCTGATCGCCGGGGCCACCATCTTGGGCCATTTCTTTGCCGTAACCCGGACCCCCTATATGGCGGCCGAATTTTTGGGGGGCCTCCCCTTGAACCGGAACATCATCATGGTCCTCATTTTTGTCGTCTACCTTATCGGCGGTTCTTTTATCGAAGACCTGGCTTTCCTCATTTTGGCTACGCCGATCTTTTTGCCTCTGGTCTTGAAATTAGGCTATGACCCGATCTGGTTCGGGGTCATCGTCTGTGTGGTCACCATGATCGGAATCATCCTGCCCCCCATGGCCATTAATGTCTTCGTCGTCTCCGGTGTAACCAAAGTGCCGATTAATACCATCTATAAAGGGATCTACCCTTATATCATCGGTATGTATGTCTGCCTTTTCATCTTTTTGTTTTTCCCCCAAATTGCCCTCTGGCTGCCTAATTTGTTTTTTAAATGATTCTGTGTTAATATCCCTTTATCAGGAGTTTTCTTTAGACCCCGTCTTTCAGGCGGGGTCTAAAGGGGCACTTATGCCCAAGTGGCATCACGAAACATTCTAATGAGGGACTTTTTACAAGTCCGTCAAATAATGCTTCAGCGTATTTTTTTGCAAATGCGTCCCTTTAACCGTCATTCCAGCATGCTTTAACGTTATTTTC includes these proteins:
- a CDS encoding TRAP transporter large permease — its product is KRLSCGTVATVGTLGVLIPPSVTLIIYGILTETSIGKLFLAGIIPGLIIAFSFVITLYGWCKINPKLGPKGEKSSWKERFASLPPVLLVLVIFIVVVGGLMQGFFTPTEAGSIGTFAVLVLTLAKRDMDLKKFVKSINDTLRIGCMVITLIAGATILGHFFAVTRTPYMAAEFLGGLPLNRNIIMVLIFVVYLIGGSFIEDLAFLILATPIFLPLVLKLGYDPIWFGVIVCVVTMIGIILPPMAINVFVVSGVTKVPINTIYKGIYPYIIGMYVCLFIFLFFPQIALWLPNLFFK